A window of the Gossypium hirsutum isolate 1008001.06 chromosome A05, Gossypium_hirsutum_v2.1, whole genome shotgun sequence genome harbors these coding sequences:
- the LOC107897313 gene encoding CBL-interacting serine/threonine-protein kinase 9 isoform X3, with translation MRRHKEDGLLHTACGNPNYVAPEVFKDKGYDGTSSDIWSCGVILFVLMAGYLPFDEPSLIGFYKKIWEASFSCPSWFSSGARNLIKRILDPNPLTV, from the exons ATGCGCAGACACAAG GAGGATGGGTTGCTTCACACTGCTTGCGGGAATCCAAATTATGTTGCTCCGGAG gtgtTCAAAGATAAAGGTTATGATGGTACATCATCTGATATTTGGTCTTGCGGAGTTATTCTCTTTGTTCTCATGGCTGGTTATTTGCCTTTTGATGAGCCAAGCCTTATAGGCTTCTATAAGAAA ATCTGGGAGGCTTCTTTCAGCTGTCCATCATGGTTTTCATCTGGTGCTAGGAATTTGATTAAGCGTATTCTTGATCCAAACCCTCTTAC
- the LOC107897313 gene encoding CBL-interacting serine/threonine-protein kinase 9 isoform X1, with protein MRRHKEDGLLHTACGNPNYVAPEVFKDKGYDGTSSDIWSCGVILFVLMAGYLPFDEPSLIGFYKKIWEASFSCPSWFSSGARNLIKRILDPNPLTFSRM; from the exons ATGCGCAGACACAAG GAGGATGGGTTGCTTCACACTGCTTGCGGGAATCCAAATTATGTTGCTCCGGAG gtgtTCAAAGATAAAGGTTATGATGGTACATCATCTGATATTTGGTCTTGCGGAGTTATTCTCTTTGTTCTCATGGCTGGTTATTTGCCTTTTGATGAGCCAAGCCTTATAGGCTTCTATAAGAAA ATCTGGGAGGCTTCTTTCAGCTGTCCATCATGGTTTTCATCTGGTGCTAGGAATTTGATTAAGCGTATTCTTGATCCAAACCCTCTTAC
- the LOC107897313 gene encoding CBL-interacting serine/threonine-protein kinase 9 isoform X4, which translates to MRRHKDGLLHTACGNPNYVAPEVFKDKGYDGTSSDIWSCGVILFVLMAGYLPFDEPSLIGFYKKIWEASFSCPSWFSSGARNLIKRILDPNPLTV; encoded by the exons ATGCGCAGACACAAG GATGGGTTGCTTCACACTGCTTGCGGGAATCCAAATTATGTTGCTCCGGAG gtgtTCAAAGATAAAGGTTATGATGGTACATCATCTGATATTTGGTCTTGCGGAGTTATTCTCTTTGTTCTCATGGCTGGTTATTTGCCTTTTGATGAGCCAAGCCTTATAGGCTTCTATAAGAAA ATCTGGGAGGCTTCTTTCAGCTGTCCATCATGGTTTTCATCTGGTGCTAGGAATTTGATTAAGCGTATTCTTGATCCAAACCCTCTTAC
- the LOC107897313 gene encoding CBL-interacting serine/threonine-protein kinase 9 isoform X2 translates to MRRHKEDGLLHTACGNPNYVAPEVFKDKGYDGTSSDIWSCGVILFVLMAGYLPFDEPSLIGFYKKIWEASFSCPSWFSSGARNLIKRILDPNPLTF, encoded by the exons ATGCGCAGACACAAG GAGGATGGGTTGCTTCACACTGCTTGCGGGAATCCAAATTATGTTGCTCCGGAG gtgtTCAAAGATAAAGGTTATGATGGTACATCATCTGATATTTGGTCTTGCGGAGTTATTCTCTTTGTTCTCATGGCTGGTTATTTGCCTTTTGATGAGCCAAGCCTTATAGGCTTCTATAAGAAA ATCTGGGAGGCTTCTTTCAGCTGTCCATCATGGTTTTCATCTGGTGCTAGGAATTTGATTAAGCGTATTCTTGATCCAAACCCTCTTAC attttag